In Vibrio lentus, a single genomic region encodes these proteins:
- a CDS encoding cobalamin biosynthesis family protein, whose translation MQTLFDQVFANGVLLVMWGALLFHLILPIPHAAHPTTLWHKFAELLATKVNNNQNYSQSLISGTLAWGLMVLPTLVILLALQPLVWQSQLFELALLLLAIDWRNNEKLANQLIKALGREDKATARQLLAPIVNRQTESLSSLGLGKAAAETIIMGYARNVVCVLFWYAIGGGIVALMYRLIVELARAWSPSRKQFSPFGSTAIKTVAILEFIPMRLFALMIVCGDKASHTFKMMLVQSRSWPLPGPAWLITAVGNKLELSLGGPAIYDNTKAIRAKLGGRIAPSALHLSQVQKLLFGRIAIWIFLQSLALLIIHQGI comes from the coding sequence ATGCAAACACTGTTTGATCAGGTATTTGCAAATGGCGTGCTCCTTGTAATGTGGGGAGCACTGCTTTTTCATTTAATTTTACCTATCCCCCATGCCGCACATCCCACGACCTTATGGCATAAGTTTGCTGAACTTTTAGCAACCAAGGTTAATAACAATCAAAATTATTCCCAAAGCTTAATCTCAGGCACTTTAGCTTGGGGGTTAATGGTCTTGCCGACTCTGGTTATTCTATTGGCACTGCAGCCACTGGTTTGGCAATCACAACTGTTTGAATTAGCGCTGTTGTTACTCGCTATTGATTGGCGTAACAATGAAAAGCTGGCTAATCAGTTGATCAAAGCTCTTGGCCGAGAAGATAAAGCCACAGCTCGCCAGTTATTGGCACCTATTGTTAATCGTCAAACTGAATCACTGTCATCACTTGGGCTTGGCAAAGCCGCTGCTGAAACGATCATCATGGGTTACGCTCGTAATGTGGTTTGTGTATTGTTCTGGTACGCCATTGGTGGTGGAATCGTCGCTTTAATGTATCGCCTGATTGTCGAATTAGCGCGAGCGTGGTCACCAAGCCGTAAGCAGTTCTCTCCATTTGGATCAACGGCAATCAAGACCGTCGCTATCCTAGAATTTATACCAATGCGATTGTTTGCCTTGATGATTGTATGTGGTGATAAAGCGTCTCACACGTTCAAAATGATGCTCGTTCAGAGTCGCTCTTGGCCATTACCCGGCCCAGCATGGTTGATTACCGCTGTCGGCAACAAGCTTGAGCTGTCACTGGGCGGTCCTGCTATTTACGACAATACCAAAGCCATTCGAGCAAAATTAGGCGGCAGAATCGCACCTTCAGCGCTGCACTTATCTCAGGTTCAAAAGCTGCTTTTTGGTCGCATCGCGATTTGGATATTCTTACAAAGCCTAGCCTTACTCATTATTCACCAAGGGATTTAA
- the gltB gene encoding glutamate synthase large subunit yields the protein MALYDPSLEKDNCGFGLIAQMEGQPSHKLVRTAISALDRMTHRGGIAADGKTGDGCGLLLQKPDSYLRIIAEENNFKLGKQYAVGMIFFSQDPIKAQSAQDIVNKELAQETLTVAGWRVVPTNTDVLGPIAKDSVPNIQQVFISAPAGWRERDIERRLYIARRRIEKQITEDKDFYICSLSTQVMVYKGLCMPADLPRFYLDLADLRMESAICLFHQRFSTNTQPRWPLAQPFRYLAHNGEINTIEGNRQWAKARAYKFSSPLLPDLQTAAPFVNETGSDSSSLDNMLDLFLAGGMDVFRAMRMLVPPAWQNHPDMDPELRAFYDFNSKHMEPWDGPAGIVLSDGRYAACNLDRNGLRPARYVITKDNLITLASEVGIWNYAPDEVAEKGRVGPGELLVIDTRRGKLWQSNEIDNDLKGRHPYKEWMDKNVHKLTPFSALADDQVGKRNFDDDTLKTYQKQFAMSNEESDQVLRVLGDMGQEAVGSMGDDTPMAVLSSKERLITDYFRQKFAQVTNPPIDPLREKHVMSLATSIGQEMNVFCETDGHAYRVTFDSPVLLYSDMQQLLQLNQKHYGHTILSMHYDPAEKDLEQAINDLCDRAVQDVRDGAVLVVLSDKDLEKGKLPVPAAMAVGAVQTRLADTNLRCDANIVVETATARDPHQFAVLLGFGATAVYPYLAYEALGKMLDDGSLDKDYRTALQNYQNGINKGLYKIMSKMGISTIASYRCSQLFEAVGLHTDVVDLCFRGVTTRIQGASFSDFQQDIYNLSRKAWTKRKPLEHGGLLKYVHGGEYHAYNPDVVSTLQTAVKTGETSDYQSFAKQVNARPAAMLRDLMSLKKADQPLPLEQVEPSSDLFKRFDSAAMSIGALSPEAHEALAMAMNRLGGYSNSGEGGEDPRRFGTDRNSRIKQIASGRFGVTPHYLTNADVLQIKVAQGAKPGEGGQLPGHKVTAEIAKLRYSVQGVTLISPPPHHDIYSIEDLAQLIFDLKQVNPKALVSVKLVSEPGVGTIATGVAKAYADLITISGYDGGTAASPLTSVKYAGCPWELGLAETQQALVANGLRHKIRLQVDGGLKTGLDVIKGAILGAESFGFGTAPMVAMGCKFLRICHLNNCATGVATQDETLRREYFKGLPDMVVNYFIGLADEVRQYLAELGVEKLTDLIGRTDLLEAVQGLTAKQSKLDLSSILEAPVSPEGHPLFWTEPNAPFDKAQLNQQILDDALDAIEKRQSTSLYYNVINTDRSIGARISGEIAKRYGNQGMAGSPIKLYLDGTAGQSFAVWNAGGVELYLTGDANDYVGKGMAGGKVVIKPHQGTAFTCNEATIIGNTCLYGATGGKLFAAGTAGERFGVRNSGTVAVIEGAGDNACEYMTGGIVAILGATGVNFGAGMTGGFAYVMDKNEDFQGRVNNESVEALSLSDLFIHQEHLRGLIAEHLEETGSVHAEAILANFDEWIPKFYLVKPKTADLNTLLGHQSRSSAELRVQAQ from the coding sequence ATGGCTCTATATGATCCTAGTCTTGAAAAAGACAACTGTGGATTTGGTTTAATAGCGCAAATGGAAGGCCAACCGAGTCATAAGTTGGTACGAACTGCTATTTCAGCCCTCGATCGCATGACACACCGTGGTGGTATCGCCGCGGATGGTAAAACCGGAGATGGCTGTGGCTTATTGCTACAGAAGCCCGACTCTTATCTCAGAATTATTGCTGAAGAGAATAACTTCAAGCTCGGCAAACAATACGCTGTCGGCATGATTTTTTTCAGCCAAGACCCAATCAAAGCGCAATCGGCGCAAGACATCGTCAATAAAGAACTCGCTCAAGAGACTTTAACCGTAGCGGGCTGGCGTGTCGTGCCAACCAACACCGATGTTTTAGGCCCAATCGCCAAAGATTCTGTTCCCAATATTCAACAAGTGTTTATCTCGGCCCCTGCGGGCTGGCGTGAACGCGATATTGAACGACGCCTTTATATCGCTCGCCGTCGAATCGAAAAGCAGATCACCGAAGACAAAGATTTCTATATTTGTAGCCTGTCGACACAAGTCATGGTCTACAAAGGCTTGTGTATGCCCGCCGATCTTCCGCGATTTTACCTCGATCTTGCTGACTTACGTATGGAATCAGCCATATGTCTGTTCCACCAGCGCTTTTCAACCAACACACAACCGCGTTGGCCATTGGCTCAACCGTTCCGTTATTTGGCGCACAATGGTGAGATCAATACCATTGAAGGCAACCGTCAATGGGCTAAGGCTCGCGCCTATAAATTCTCTTCACCGCTGCTGCCCGATTTACAAACGGCCGCACCTTTTGTGAATGAGACAGGATCAGACTCCTCAAGCTTAGACAACATGCTCGATCTATTCCTTGCCGGTGGTATGGATGTGTTCCGAGCGATGCGTATGCTTGTGCCGCCCGCTTGGCAAAACCACCCAGACATGGATCCTGAGCTTCGTGCCTTTTACGATTTCAACTCAAAACACATGGAACCGTGGGATGGCCCTGCGGGTATCGTACTGTCTGACGGCCGTTATGCTGCATGTAACCTCGACAGAAACGGATTACGCCCTGCTCGCTATGTGATCACAAAAGACAACCTAATCACCTTGGCATCTGAAGTCGGTATCTGGAATTATGCGCCAGACGAAGTGGCAGAGAAAGGACGTGTTGGCCCTGGTGAATTACTCGTTATTGATACGCGTCGCGGTAAGCTATGGCAATCGAACGAGATCGACAATGATCTTAAAGGCCGCCACCCGTATAAAGAGTGGATGGATAAGAACGTTCACAAATTAACACCGTTTTCAGCACTAGCAGATGACCAAGTCGGTAAACGTAATTTTGATGATGACACCCTAAAGACCTATCAAAAACAGTTTGCAATGAGCAACGAAGAGTCAGACCAAGTATTGCGTGTACTCGGTGACATGGGGCAAGAAGCGGTCGGTTCTATGGGTGACGATACGCCAATGGCAGTGCTGTCTTCTAAAGAGCGCCTCATCACCGACTATTTCCGTCAGAAGTTTGCTCAAGTCACCAACCCACCGATTGACCCTTTGCGTGAAAAACACGTGATGTCTCTGGCAACCAGTATCGGCCAAGAGATGAATGTGTTCTGTGAAACCGATGGGCATGCTTACCGTGTGACGTTTGATTCACCCGTTCTGCTCTATTCTGATATGCAGCAACTTCTGCAATTAAATCAAAAGCATTATGGTCATACGATTCTTAGCATGCATTATGATCCAGCAGAAAAAGATCTCGAACAAGCCATCAACGACTTGTGTGATCGTGCGGTTCAAGATGTACGTGACGGCGCCGTTTTGGTTGTGCTTTCAGACAAAGATTTAGAGAAAGGTAAGCTACCCGTTCCAGCAGCCATGGCGGTCGGTGCGGTGCAAACTAGACTCGCAGACACCAACCTACGTTGTGATGCTAACATCGTTGTTGAAACAGCAACCGCACGTGACCCACACCAATTTGCCGTACTACTAGGCTTCGGCGCAACCGCGGTTTACCCATACCTCGCTTATGAAGCTCTAGGCAAAATGTTGGACGATGGTTCATTAGATAAAGACTATCGCACTGCATTGCAAAATTACCAAAACGGCATCAACAAAGGTCTGTATAAGATCATGTCGAAGATGGGTATCTCGACAATTGCTTCGTATCGCTGCTCGCAGTTATTTGAGGCAGTCGGTTTACATACCGATGTCGTTGATTTGTGTTTCCGTGGCGTAACGACTCGTATCCAAGGCGCTAGCTTTAGCGACTTCCAACAAGATATCTATAATCTATCTCGTAAAGCATGGACTAAGCGTAAACCACTGGAACATGGTGGCTTACTCAAATACGTACATGGCGGCGAATACCACGCCTACAACCCAGACGTAGTCAGTACCTTGCAAACCGCCGTAAAGACAGGTGAAACATCGGATTATCAATCTTTTGCGAAGCAAGTTAATGCTCGTCCAGCTGCTATGCTACGCGACTTAATGAGCCTCAAAAAAGCCGATCAACCTCTGCCTCTAGAGCAAGTAGAGCCGAGTAGCGATCTCTTTAAGCGCTTCGACTCTGCGGCTATGTCGATTGGTGCCTTGAGCCCAGAAGCTCATGAAGCGCTGGCCATGGCGATGAACCGCTTAGGTGGTTATTCTAACTCTGGTGAAGGCGGTGAAGATCCACGACGCTTTGGGACAGATCGTAACTCGCGCATCAAACAGATAGCTTCCGGTCGTTTTGGCGTGACACCACATTACTTAACCAATGCGGATGTTCTACAAATCAAAGTCGCGCAAGGTGCGAAGCCAGGAGAAGGCGGTCAGCTACCGGGTCATAAAGTCACCGCAGAAATCGCTAAGCTGAGATACTCAGTTCAAGGCGTTACTCTGATCTCTCCTCCTCCACATCACGATATTTATTCTATCGAAGATCTGGCGCAGCTGATTTTCGACCTTAAGCAAGTTAACCCTAAAGCCTTGGTTTCAGTGAAGTTAGTATCTGAACCGGGTGTAGGCACCATTGCTACGGGTGTAGCGAAAGCTTATGCCGACTTGATTACGATCTCCGGTTACGACGGCGGTACCGCGGCAAGCCCGCTGACTTCAGTGAAATACGCAGGTTGTCCTTGGGAGCTTGGCTTAGCCGAAACTCAGCAAGCACTGGTTGCTAACGGGCTTCGTCATAAGATCCGCCTGCAAGTCGATGGTGGTTTAAAAACCGGCCTCGACGTCATTAAAGGCGCGATTCTAGGCGCTGAAAGCTTTGGTTTTGGTACTGCACCAATGGTCGCAATGGGTTGTAAGTTCTTAAGAATTTGTCACCTAAATAACTGTGCAACGGGTGTGGCGACTCAAGATGAAACCCTACGCCGCGAATACTTCAAAGGCCTACCAGACATGGTGGTGAACTACTTTATCGGCCTAGCCGATGAAGTTCGCCAATACCTTGCAGAACTTGGCGTAGAAAAACTTACTGATCTGATTGGTCGTACTGATTTGCTTGAAGCCGTTCAAGGCCTCACGGCGAAACAAAGTAAACTCGATCTCTCTTCGATATTGGAAGCTCCTGTTTCTCCAGAGGGTCACCCACTATTTTGGACCGAGCCAAACGCACCGTTTGATAAGGCGCAACTCAACCAACAGATCCTTGATGATGCACTCGATGCAATTGAGAAACGTCAATCCACCAGCCTTTACTACAACGTGATCAACACAGACCGCTCGATTGGCGCTCGTATCTCTGGTGAAATTGCTAAGCGATACGGCAACCAAGGGATGGCAGGTTCACCAATCAAGTTATATCTCGACGGTACCGCAGGTCAGTCTTTTGCAGTTTGGAACGCAGGTGGCGTAGAGCTTTACCTAACAGGTGATGCTAATGACTATGTTGGCAAAGGCATGGCTGGCGGCAAAGTGGTTATCAAGCCTCACCAAGGCACCGCATTTACTTGTAACGAAGCGACCATCATCGGCAATACCTGCTTGTATGGCGCAACCGGAGGCAAGTTGTTCGCTGCGGGTACTGCAGGCGAGCGATTTGGCGTACGCAACTCAGGTACCGTTGCTGTGATTGAAGGTGCAGGTGACAACGCTTGTGAATACATGACAGGCGGTATTGTAGCCATTCTTGGCGCAACCGGAGTGAACTTCGGCGCCGGTATGACAGGTGGTTTTGCTTATGTGATGGACAAAAACGAAGACTTCCAAGGCCGTGTGAACAACGAGTCGGTCGAGGCACTTTCTCTGTCTGACCTATTTATCCACCAAGAACATCTGCGTGGCTTAATTGCAGAACACTTAGAAGAAACAGGCTCAGTACACGCTGAAGCTATTCTGGCGAACTTTGATGAATGGATTCCGAAGTTCTACCTAGTGAAGCCAAAGACGGCGGATCTTAACACCTTGCTCGGTCACCAAAGCCGTAGCTCTGCTGAACTTCGTGTTCAAGCGCAATAA
- a CDS encoding DUF1499 domain-containing protein translates to MKKAALLSISLLTLTACSQGITDMKDRTSSPCGDKPNCVSTQDDREQHALASFELSDSANLDAIEQVALTLPGAKTASKTEDYLRVECTSRIMRFVDDLELKITDGKLIVRSESRTGHSDFGVNRKRADQLRASLKSEGLIK, encoded by the coding sequence ATGAAAAAAGCAGCTCTCCTCTCTATATCTCTTTTAACTCTAACCGCTTGCAGCCAAGGAATCACGGACATGAAAGACAGAACTTCATCACCTTGTGGAGACAAACCAAACTGCGTTTCAACTCAAGATGACCGTGAACAGCATGCATTGGCCTCGTTTGAGTTATCAGATTCAGCAAACTTAGATGCGATTGAGCAGGTTGCGCTGACCTTACCGGGCGCAAAAACAGCCAGTAAAACGGAAGACTACCTACGTGTTGAATGCACCTCGCGTATCATGCGCTTTGTCGATGACTTAGAACTTAAGATCACTGATGGTAAACTGATCGTGCGTTCAGAGTCTCGCACTGGCCATTCTGACTTTGGCGTCAACCGAAAACGAGCGGATCAACTTCGTGCTAGCTTGAAAAGCGAAGGCTTAATCAAATAG
- the mtnN gene encoding 5'-methylthioadenosine/S-adenosylhomocysteine nucleosidase, producing the protein MKIGIIGAMEQEVAILKAAISDITEVNKGGCTFFSGQLNGVDVVLLQSGIGKVAAAVGTSILLSEYQPDVVLNTGSAGGFDSTLNLGDVVISTEVRHHDADVTAFGYEIGQMAGQPAAFKADDKLMAVAEQALSQMEDKHAVRGLICTGDAFVCTAERQEFIRKHFPSVVAVEMEASAIAQACHQFQIPFVVVRAISDVADKESPMSFEEFLPLAAQSSSEMVIKMVALLK; encoded by the coding sequence ATGAAAATCGGCATCATTGGCGCAATGGAGCAAGAAGTTGCGATCCTAAAAGCAGCAATTTCAGACATTACTGAAGTTAATAAAGGCGGTTGTACCTTTTTCTCTGGTCAGCTAAATGGTGTTGATGTTGTATTGCTTCAATCAGGCATTGGTAAAGTAGCAGCGGCTGTTGGTACTTCAATTCTACTAAGCGAATACCAACCAGATGTAGTATTAAACACTGGCTCTGCTGGCGGTTTTGATTCAACGCTGAACCTTGGCGATGTCGTTATCTCTACTGAAGTTCGTCACCACGATGCAGACGTTACAGCTTTCGGTTACGAAATCGGCCAAATGGCAGGTCAACCTGCAGCGTTCAAAGCTGACGACAAACTGATGGCTGTTGCTGAACAAGCTCTATCACAAATGGAAGATAAGCACGCCGTTCGCGGTCTTATTTGTACTGGCGACGCATTTGTTTGCACCGCTGAACGCCAAGAGTTCATCCGTAAGCACTTCCCATCAGTAGTTGCTGTAGAGATGGAAGCATCGGCTATCGCTCAAGCTTGTCACCAATTCCAAATACCATTCGTGGTTGTTCGTGCAATCTCTGACGTTGCAGACAAAGAATCACCAATGAGCTTCGAAGAGTTCCTGCCACTTGCAGCGCAAAGCTCTTCTGAGATGGTTATCAAGATGGTTGCCCTACTAAAGTAA
- a CDS encoding FAD-dependent oxidoreductase: MSQNVYQFIDVNRVDPAKKPIKIRKIEFVEIYEPFTKQQAKAQADRCLDCGNPYCEWKCPVHNYIPQWLKLANEGRIIEAAELSHQTNSLPEVCGRVCPQDRLCEGSCTLNDDFGAVTIGNIEKYINDKAFEMGWKPDMSHVEWTDKKVAIIGAGPAGLAAADILVRNGVKAVVFDRYPEIGGLLTFGIPSFKLEKGIMENRRRIFSGMGVEFKMNTEVGKDVQLQQLVDDYDAVFLGVGTYKNMRAGLDNEEAPGVYDALPFLVSNTYKVMELDNPTPFIDMKDKKVVVLGGGDTAMDCVRTSIRQHAANVVCAYRRDEANMPGSRREVKNAKEEGVKFMFNLQPLALETDSSGHVTGVKVVKTALGEPDDAGRRRPEPVEGSEHVLEADAVIMAFGFQPHAMEWLEPFGVELDQWGRIKAPGKQEFQYQTTNSKIFAGGDAVRGSDLVVTAIDEGRKAAEGILDYLEV; the protein is encoded by the coding sequence ATGAGCCAGAATGTATACCAATTTATTGATGTGAATCGCGTAGACCCAGCGAAGAAGCCAATCAAGATACGTAAGATTGAGTTTGTAGAGATCTACGAACCTTTCACTAAGCAACAAGCCAAGGCGCAAGCTGACCGCTGTCTAGACTGTGGTAATCCTTACTGTGAATGGAAATGTCCAGTCCATAACTACATCCCTCAGTGGCTTAAGCTTGCCAATGAAGGACGCATTATCGAAGCGGCTGAACTGTCCCACCAAACCAACAGCTTGCCTGAGGTGTGTGGACGAGTTTGTCCTCAAGATCGACTGTGCGAGGGATCTTGTACCCTCAATGATGATTTCGGCGCAGTAACCATCGGCAACATTGAAAAATACATCAATGACAAAGCGTTTGAGATGGGCTGGAAGCCAGACATGTCTCACGTTGAATGGACCGACAAAAAAGTCGCTATCATCGGCGCAGGCCCAGCAGGTCTTGCTGCTGCTGATATCTTAGTTCGAAACGGTGTGAAGGCCGTGGTATTTGACCGCTACCCTGAGATAGGTGGCCTGCTGACGTTTGGTATCCCATCGTTCAAACTTGAGAAAGGCATCATGGAAAACCGTCGCCGTATCTTTAGTGGAATGGGTGTCGAATTTAAAATGAATACCGAAGTCGGTAAAGACGTTCAGCTGCAACAATTAGTCGATGACTATGATGCTGTTTTCTTGGGTGTCGGCACCTATAAAAATATGCGTGCAGGGTTAGACAACGAAGAAGCACCGGGCGTTTATGATGCCCTACCCTTCCTTGTTTCCAATACCTACAAGGTCATGGAACTGGATAACCCAACGCCATTCATCGACATGAAAGACAAGAAAGTGGTTGTGCTTGGTGGTGGTGATACCGCGATGGACTGTGTCCGAACGTCTATTCGTCAACACGCTGCTAATGTTGTTTGTGCTTATCGCCGAGATGAAGCAAACATGCCAGGCTCTCGCCGTGAGGTGAAGAATGCAAAAGAAGAAGGCGTGAAGTTCATGTTCAACCTTCAGCCATTAGCATTGGAAACTGATTCATCAGGCCATGTGACTGGCGTCAAAGTGGTGAAAACGGCGCTAGGTGAACCCGATGACGCAGGTCGTCGTCGCCCAGAACCCGTAGAAGGCAGTGAGCATGTTCTTGAAGCAGACGCCGTTATCATGGCATTTGGTTTCCAACCTCATGCAATGGAGTGGCTAGAACCATTTGGTGTAGAGCTCGACCAATGGGGTCGTATCAAAGCTCCTGGCAAACAAGAGTTTCAATACCAAACCACCAACAGCAAGATCTTTGCAGGTGGCGATGCGGTTCGAGGATCTGATTTAGTAGTGACCGCTATCGATGAAGGCCGTAAAGCCGCAGAAGGGATCTTGGATTACCTAGAAGTGTGA